One window of Candidatus Eisenbacteria bacterium genomic DNA carries:
- a CDS encoding carbohydrate ABC transporter permease, with translation MSATTKGGAGTYAALCAIALLSLAPLLYMARVSLGKGGDLPIAPGDWFGRPLSLEHYRDLFSGGPMARFALNSIIVTGIAVPIQILLAAAAGHALARVRFVGRGVFLALATAFLILPRQVTLVPLYLLLATFGLLDSYPALILPHLADPFGVLFMAHYYQTMSPELEDAARTDGWSPAAIFWRIVLPLSGPGLAVVGVNGFLITWNSFLHPLVLTTSESMRTLPVGLALLAQSEHAVDWGALLAGSSIATAPVLVAFAFFQRQIVEGVLKGSSR, from the coding sequence GTGAGCGCGACGACAAAGGGGGGCGCCGGAACCTACGCCGCGTTGTGCGCGATCGCGCTTCTCTCGCTCGCGCCGCTCCTCTACATGGCGCGCGTTTCGCTGGGGAAGGGGGGCGACCTGCCGATCGCGCCTGGCGACTGGTTCGGGCGGCCGCTTTCGCTGGAGCACTATCGCGATCTCTTCTCGGGCGGGCCGATGGCCCGCTTCGCGCTCAACTCGATCATCGTGACCGGGATCGCGGTCCCGATCCAGATTCTCCTCGCGGCGGCCGCGGGGCACGCACTGGCCCGCGTTCGATTCGTGGGACGCGGCGTCTTCCTCGCGCTCGCGACGGCGTTCCTGATCCTGCCCCGGCAGGTCACGCTCGTGCCGCTCTATCTTCTCCTCGCGACGTTCGGGCTCCTGGACAGTTACCCCGCGCTCATCCTGCCGCACCTGGCCGATCCGTTCGGGGTTCTCTTCATGGCGCACTACTATCAGACGATGTCGCCCGAGCTGGAGGATGCGGCGCGCACGGACGGATGGTCGCCGGCGGCGATTTTCTGGCGGATCGTGCTGCCGCTCTCCGGGCCGGGGCTCGCGGTCGTGGGAGTGAACGGCTTCCTGATCACGTGGAATTCGTTTCTGCATCCGCTCGTTTTGACTACTTCCGAGTCGATGCGTACCCTCCCGGTCGGGCTCGCGCTCTTGGCTCAGTCGGAACACGCGGTCGACTGGGGCGCGCTCTTGGCCGGGTCGAGCATCGCGACCGCGCCGGTCCTGGTCGCGTTCGCGTTTTTCCAGAGGCAGATCGTGGAGGGAGTCTTGAAGGGGAGTAGTCGATGA
- a CDS encoding anhydro-N-acetylmuramic acid kinase produces MSRADRVGYAHAVGIMSGTSADGVDAALTRIPRGGLRRPSELLASAFHPYPDSLRRRVLGAQEGTLPMRDLFAVHVEVAEIAVAAALAALAALAARGIAPTVVGFHGQTVFHDPHGERSGKRLSIQIGEPAVIAAALGSPVVSNFRMADILEGGEGAPLVPRFDYHQAASKTRDRVLLNLGGIANLTRIPAGAGLDRVIAFDCGPANMLLDAIVGALGPSGARFDAGGALADGGHASEEVVRDFLSEPFFARRPPKSAGREDFGAGYLSRFLARTEGMALADRLRTAAAITGLAVARGVEMSGKGAPHEVYVSGGGAKNTTLIAEIRARLHGTKVETSEALGVPVEAKEAMAFAFLAFESLSGRPGNVPSATGAKREVVLGSITPPPRPA; encoded by the coding sequence ATGAGCCGGGCGGATCGGGTGGGGTACGCCCATGCGGTCGGAATCATGAGCGGGACGTCGGCAGACGGCGTGGACGCCGCGCTGACGAGGATCCCGAGGGGAGGGCTGCGCAGACCGAGCGAGCTTCTCGCGTCGGCCTTCCACCCCTATCCCGACTCGCTCCGGCGCCGCGTGCTCGGGGCGCAAGAGGGGACGCTCCCGATGCGGGACCTCTTCGCGGTCCACGTCGAGGTGGCGGAGATCGCCGTGGCGGCCGCGCTCGCCGCGCTCGCCGCGCTCGCCGCGCGGGGAATCGCGCCGACGGTCGTCGGGTTTCACGGCCAGACGGTTTTCCACGATCCCCATGGAGAGCGCTCGGGGAAGCGCCTCAGCATCCAGATCGGGGAGCCGGCGGTGATCGCCGCTGCGCTCGGCTCCCCCGTCGTCTCGAACTTCCGGATGGCGGACATCCTGGAAGGCGGCGAAGGCGCCCCGCTCGTCCCTCGATTCGACTACCACCAGGCTGCCTCCAAGACCCGCGACCGGGTGCTCCTGAATCTGGGCGGGATCGCGAACCTCACGCGGATTCCCGCGGGTGCGGGCCTCGACAGGGTCATCGCGTTCGACTGCGGGCCCGCGAACATGCTCCTGGACGCCATCGTCGGGGCGCTCGGACCATCCGGCGCCCGGTTCGACGCGGGGGGAGCCCTCGCCGACGGGGGCCACGCCTCGGAGGAGGTAGTGCGGGATTTTCTGTCCGAGCCGTTCTTCGCGCGCCGTCCGCCGAAGAGCGCGGGGCGGGAAGACTTCGGCGCGGGGTATCTATCGCGATTCCTGGCTAGGACCGAGGGGATGGCCCTCGCGGACCGGCTTCGGACGGCGGCGGCCATAACCGGCTTGGCAGTGGCGCGCGGCGTGGAGATGTCGGGGAAGGGAGCGCCGCACGAGGTCTACGTCTCGGGCGGCGGGGCCAAGAACACGACCCTCATCGCCGAGATCCGCGCCCGGCTCCACGGCACCAAGGTCGAGACGAGCGAAGCCCTCGGCGTCCCGGTCGAGGCGAAGGAGGCCATGGCGTTCGCCTTCCTCGCCTTCGAGTCGCTCTCCGGCCGCCCCGGCAACGTCCCCTCGGCGACCGGCGCGAAGCGAGAGGTTGTACTGGGCTCGATCACCCCGCCGCCGAGACCCGCGTGA
- a CDS encoding phosphodiesterase — protein sequence MPLSDPRSGPMRMVGPVALLAALASIALSDIPIPAEPHERVYILGFDGMDPVMADRLIAEGKLPNLAWMKEHGAMRRLQTTNPAQSPVAWSAFSTGMNPGKTRIFDFLRRNPATYYPDFSTVTIQRGKFAFGFLPMRAPKITNNREGTTFWQIASGHGVRTAVLEAPINFPPERLQNGVLLSGLGVPDIRGTMGTFSFWATNATGVGDTEMGGKIARLRVDASGRAGSVIHGPRNPLASRDAEGRIPDVTLPVQFQRLRGARPGEAGSVKIGVQGRVRIVRQGEWSDWYPIGFTVAPMITLHGIARFHVVEAFPELRIYLSPINFDPRRPPVPISTPPAYSADLAGRNGLYKTLGWPEDTWALNEEAIDERVFLEDLNFTFDRQRALVFDALDQMNPDLFVSVFQSTDKVQHMFWRLIDPQHPMYNRRLAALYGDAIDRVYMRADSLVGSLLERCKDGRTTLLVVSDHGFSSFRKAVNINTWLVRNGYMTLSRQDPVRDRNLEDLFGRGTFWPNVDWPKTRAYALALGQIYVNLKGRERYGAVAPGAEYDSLRKEITRRFSALRDPDTGEQVVRKVYAREEIYKGPYFSEAPDLVVGFERGYRVSWQTSLGGIPPRIIEPNERRWSADHCSVDPSQVPGVLFSSRPIGSADAHIIDLAPTVLRRLGIAPAADMDGRDLGIR from the coding sequence ATGCCTCTCTCCGACCCAAGGAGTGGACCGATGCGGATGGTAGGCCCGGTCGCGCTCCTTGCGGCGCTTGCGTCCATCGCCCTCTCGGATATCCCAATCCCCGCCGAGCCTCATGAACGTGTTTACATCCTCGGCTTCGACGGAATGGATCCCGTCATGGCCGACCGGCTCATCGCCGAGGGGAAGCTTCCGAATCTCGCCTGGATGAAGGAGCACGGCGCCATGCGCCGGCTTCAGACGACGAACCCGGCTCAATCCCCCGTCGCGTGGTCCGCGTTCTCGACGGGGATGAATCCGGGCAAGACCCGGATCTTCGACTTCCTGCGCCGAAATCCCGCGACCTACTACCCCGATTTCTCGACCGTCACGATCCAGCGCGGCAAGTTCGCTTTCGGATTCCTCCCTATGCGGGCCCCGAAAATCACGAACAATCGCGAGGGAACAACGTTCTGGCAGATCGCCTCCGGCCACGGGGTCCGGACCGCGGTGCTCGAGGCCCCCATCAACTTCCCGCCCGAGAGGCTACAGAATGGCGTACTCCTCTCGGGGCTTGGGGTTCCCGACATCCGCGGGACCATGGGAACTTTCTCCTTCTGGGCGACCAACGCGACCGGGGTGGGCGACACGGAGATGGGCGGGAAAATCGCTCGGCTCCGGGTCGACGCGTCGGGTCGAGCCGGCTCGGTGATTCATGGGCCGCGAAATCCGCTGGCGTCGCGGGATGCCGAGGGCCGGATCCCGGACGTCACGCTGCCCGTCCAGTTTCAGCGCCTCCGCGGGGCGCGTCCCGGCGAGGCGGGCTCGGTCAAGATCGGCGTGCAGGGCCGCGTGCGGATCGTGCGCCAAGGAGAGTGGAGCGATTGGTATCCGATCGGCTTCACGGTAGCGCCTATGATCACGCTTCACGGGATCGCCCGCTTCCACGTCGTGGAGGCGTTTCCCGAGCTCAGAATCTACCTCTCCCCGATCAACTTCGACCCGCGCCGGCCGCCGGTGCCGATCTCGACGCCGCCCGCCTACAGCGCCGACCTCGCCGGGCGAAACGGTCTCTACAAGACGCTCGGCTGGCCCGAGGACACCTGGGCCCTGAACGAGGAGGCGATCGACGAGCGGGTATTTCTCGAAGACCTCAACTTCACGTTCGACCGCCAGCGCGCGCTCGTCTTCGACGCGCTCGATCAAATGAACCCCGACCTCTTCGTGAGCGTGTTCCAGTCGACCGACAAGGTGCAGCACATGTTCTGGCGGCTGATCGACCCTCAACATCCCATGTACAACCGGCGGCTGGCCGCGCTCTACGGCGATGCCATCGACCGCGTCTACATGCGCGCCGACAGCCTGGTGGGCAGTCTCCTCGAGCGGTGCAAGGACGGACGGACCACGCTCCTCGTCGTCTCGGACCACGGATTCTCCAGCTTCCGGAAGGCGGTGAACATCAATACCTGGCTCGTGCGGAACGGGTACATGACGCTTTCGCGGCAGGACCCGGTCCGGGACCGAAACCTCGAGGATCTCTTCGGCCGCGGGACGTTCTGGCCGAACGTCGACTGGCCCAAGACGCGCGCCTACGCGCTCGCCCTGGGCCAGATCTACGTGAACTTGAAGGGGAGGGAGCGCTACGGCGCCGTCGCGCCGGGGGCCGAGTACGACTCGCTTCGGAAGGAGATCACGCGCCGGTTCAGCGCGCTTCGCGATCCCGATACGGGCGAGCAGGTCGTGCGGAAGGTCTACGCGCGGGAGGAAATCTACAAGGGCCCCTACTTCAGCGAGGCGCCCGATCTCGTGGTCGGCTTCGAGCGGGGCTACCGCGTCTCGTGGCAGACCTCCCTGGGTGGAATCCCTCCGCGGATCATCGAACCGAACGAGCGGCGGTGGAGCGCCGACCACTGCTCGGTCGATCCGAGCCAGGTGCCTGGGGTCCTCTTCTCGAGCCGTCCCATCGGGAGCGCCGACGCGCACATCATCGACCTCGCACCGACCGTGCTCCGCAGGCTGGGAATCGCGCCGGCGGCCGACATGGACGGAAGGGATCTTGGCATCCGCTGA
- a CDS encoding SpoIID/LytB domain-containing protein, with protein sequence MFARVSAVIRAAFLTLVVSVTSSGCGGTWKELPPTTGVPPPPSQPPANAPTPLPPGSAWRSVKSIQIGLTVGAARLLVAGSKEWQLSAYRGQDVAPSAIAMEEAGARLQIARIEAGVIEVFREGEPAPIWSGTPADTLLLRPVATGYSGWGGKWYRGSFKIFTSQPNGLTLVNQVDIESYLRSVLPHEIGTPPESDFEAVKAQAVAARSYTLSYLGRRAALGFDLYASVEDQVYGGIGLENAQSERALDATQGEILLSDGAPIRALYSSACGGRTANVEDVWPWSRTPYLRSVLDADDENSTPYCSISANFRWREEWDPIQFMATIRQYGPAEGGALAALAGDLVDVTVKSRGRSGRVQELVVRTTMGDWTLHGDRTRWGLRRPGQAAILRSSFFKIGVERDGDGKPLKVVATGAGNGHGIGLCQWGAMGMARSGKGYRDILAHYYKSTSLARVD encoded by the coding sequence ATGTTCGCGAGGGTCTCAGCGGTGATTCGCGCGGCTTTCCTGACTCTTGTGGTCTCGGTCACCTCGTCCGGCTGCGGTGGAACCTGGAAGGAGCTGCCCCCGACCACGGGCGTGCCTCCGCCCCCCTCGCAGCCCCCCGCGAACGCACCGACGCCGCTCCCGCCGGGATCGGCTTGGCGATCGGTGAAATCGATTCAGATCGGCCTCACCGTGGGCGCCGCGCGTCTGCTCGTTGCGGGCTCGAAGGAGTGGCAGCTGTCCGCCTACCGCGGCCAGGACGTCGCGCCGTCGGCGATCGCCATGGAGGAAGCCGGAGCGCGGCTCCAGATCGCCCGCATCGAAGCCGGCGTGATCGAGGTATTCCGGGAGGGAGAGCCCGCGCCGATCTGGAGCGGGACCCCCGCGGATACGCTCCTGCTCCGGCCGGTCGCCACCGGCTACTCCGGTTGGGGCGGCAAGTGGTACCGGGGCTCGTTCAAGATCTTCACGTCCCAGCCCAACGGCCTCACGCTCGTGAATCAGGTCGACATCGAGAGCTACCTCCGGAGCGTTCTTCCGCACGAGATCGGCACCCCGCCCGAGTCGGATTTCGAGGCAGTCAAGGCGCAGGCGGTCGCGGCCCGGTCGTACACGCTGTCGTACCTCGGCCGACGCGCAGCGCTCGGGTTCGATCTCTACGCGTCGGTGGAGGATCAGGTCTACGGCGGCATCGGCCTCGAAAACGCGCAGAGCGAGCGAGCGCTCGATGCCACGCAGGGGGAGATTCTCTTGAGCGACGGGGCGCCGATCCGGGCCCTCTATTCCTCCGCGTGCGGCGGCAGGACCGCGAACGTCGAGGACGTCTGGCCGTGGAGCCGGACCCCCTATCTCCGGAGCGTGCTCGATGCCGACGACGAGAACTCGACGCCCTACTGCTCGATCTCTGCGAACTTTCGCTGGCGGGAGGAGTGGGACCCGATCCAGTTCATGGCCACGATCCGCCAGTACGGTCCCGCGGAGGGCGGCGCGCTCGCGGCACTCGCGGGAGATCTCGTCGACGTGACCGTGAAATCCCGCGGACGCTCGGGTCGCGTGCAGGAGCTCGTGGTCAGGACCACGATGGGAGATTGGACCCTGCACGGCGACCGCACGCGATGGGGCTTACGCCGCCCCGGCCAAGCGGCAATCCTCCGCAGCAGCTTCTTCAAGATCGGCGTGGAGCGGGATGGCGATGGGAAGCCGCTCAAGGTAGTCGCGACCGGCGCCGGAAACGGGCACGGGATCGGGCTCTGCCAGTGGGGCGCGATGGGGATGGCGCGCTCGGGGAAGGGCTATCGCGACATCCTGGCCCACTACTACAAGAGCACGTCGCTTGCCCGGGTGGACTAG
- a CDS encoding sugar ABC transporter permease: MKRRPFFGLAPWGLCFAVFGVFPLAYSLILSFLSYNPLRPDLVRWVGLDNYARALASPAFWHALRTTAIFVAGTLPVTLVLAYTVAALLARARRGEGFFRAAIFFPATLSMVVISLVFKSLYAEEGLLNGWLGVLGLPHIHWLLDVRLALPSIMAMDVWASVGYYAILILAARKTLPGEQLEAARLEGISPLLIERKIVLPHLRPVLLFVVLLNTIRAFQIFIEPFVLTRGGPLESTLTLVYHIYERAFYHFEMGYASALAFLLLLLVGLILAVQRRLLGRGSAEAPAA; encoded by the coding sequence ATGAAGCGACGGCCTTTCTTCGGCTTGGCGCCCTGGGGTCTCTGCTTCGCCGTCTTCGGAGTCTTCCCGCTCGCCTACTCGCTCATCCTGAGCTTCCTCTCCTACAATCCATTGCGCCCCGACCTGGTCCGCTGGGTGGGGCTCGACAATTACGCTCGCGCGCTCGCGTCGCCCGCTTTCTGGCACGCGCTCCGCACAACCGCGATCTTTGTTGCGGGGACGCTCCCCGTGACGCTCGTCCTTGCGTACACGGTTGCCGCCCTCCTCGCCCGCGCGCGACGCGGCGAGGGATTCTTCCGGGCGGCGATCTTCTTCCCGGCGACTCTTTCGATGGTCGTGATCTCGCTCGTCTTCAAGTCGCTTTACGCCGAGGAAGGGCTCTTGAACGGGTGGTTGGGTGTTTTGGGACTGCCGCATATCCACTGGCTCCTGGACGTTCGGCTCGCGCTCCCCTCGATCATGGCGATGGACGTCTGGGCGAGCGTCGGGTACTACGCGATCTTGATTCTCGCGGCGCGGAAGACGCTTCCCGGGGAGCAGCTCGAAGCGGCGCGGCTCGAGGGGATCTCGCCGCTCTTGATCGAGCGGAAGATCGTCCTCCCCCACCTCCGGCCGGTGCTTCTCTTCGTCGTGCTCCTCAACACGATCCGGGCTTTCCAGATCTTCATCGAGCCGTTCGTATTGACGCGCGGCGGGCCGCTGGAGAGCACGTTGACGCTCGTCTATCACATCTACGAACGGGCCTTCTATCACTTCGAGATGGGCTATGCGTCGGCGCTCGCGTTCCTGCTGCTTCTTTTGGTGGGGTTGATCCTTGCTGTGCAGCGGCGGCTGCTGGGTCGCGGCTCGGCTGAAGCGCCGGCCGCGTGA
- a CDS encoding extracellular solute-binding protein, with product MGAKGDSRVAVASLVAALVFFGVGCAKKDSGKRTVVFWQFSPLTAIQPIVDRFNADNPDLAVQVEQLTWQSGREKIVAAIAAGRPPDLCELGSTFLPGLVADSTLLDLTDHVADLRPSLLGWNVASYRGRAYAIPWMLGTRALYLNDDLLRRAGLDPSKPIETWADLARAARMIATKVPDAKGFGMNAGEREILIKKFMPFAWGNGGDILDSSLTRSVVASAANVAALRFYLSLKPYSLLDRQEMHEEAFAKGRLGIIISGPWLLRKLPEEAPGLHYTVALMPKPAADRGAPASFAGAEVLGIFRNARRVDDAMRLARFLVRPENAMPLFLSTGNAFPAASASSADSYFVSHPKDAIFLRQLKTAVGPPLHPRWVEIEEIVNGELEEAIYGRKTAEAALASADARIDAVLARQP from the coding sequence ATGGGTGCGAAGGGCGATTCGAGGGTAGCGGTCGCCTCACTCGTGGCCGCCCTGGTCTTTTTTGGGGTCGGCTGCGCCAAGAAGGATTCCGGAAAGCGGACGGTCGTCTTCTGGCAGTTTTCGCCGCTCACCGCGATCCAGCCGATCGTCGACCGCTTCAACGCCGACAATCCCGATCTCGCCGTCCAGGTGGAGCAGCTCACCTGGCAGAGCGGCCGCGAGAAGATCGTCGCCGCGATCGCCGCCGGACGCCCGCCCGACCTCTGTGAGCTTGGCTCGACGTTTCTCCCCGGGCTCGTCGCCGACAGCACCCTTCTCGATCTGACGGACCACGTGGCGGATCTTCGGCCCTCGCTCCTGGGGTGGAACGTGGCGAGCTACCGAGGGCGCGCCTACGCGATCCCCTGGATGCTCGGGACGCGCGCCCTCTACTTGAACGACGACCTCCTCCGGCGAGCCGGGCTCGATCCCTCGAAGCCCATCGAAACCTGGGCGGACCTCGCGCGGGCCGCGCGCATGATCGCCACGAAGGTCCCCGACGCCAAAGGCTTCGGCATGAACGCGGGCGAGCGGGAGATCCTCATCAAGAAGTTCATGCCGTTCGCGTGGGGAAACGGAGGCGACATCCTCGATTCCAGCCTCACGAGGAGCGTCGTCGCGAGCGCCGCGAACGTGGCTGCGCTTCGCTTCTACCTCTCGCTCAAGCCGTATTCCTTGCTCGACCGCCAGGAGATGCACGAGGAGGCCTTCGCCAAGGGGCGGCTCGGGATCATCATCTCGGGCCCGTGGCTCCTCCGAAAGCTCCCGGAGGAGGCCCCGGGGCTGCACTACACCGTGGCGCTCATGCCGAAGCCGGCCGCCGATCGCGGGGCCCCGGCGTCGTTCGCTGGCGCGGAGGTGCTCGGCATCTTCCGAAACGCCAGGCGGGTCGATGACGCGATGCGGCTCGCGCGCTTTCTCGTCCGGCCCGAGAACGCGATGCCGCTCTTCCTCTCGACCGGGAACGCGTTCCCGGCCGCGTCGGCTTCATCCGCGGATTCCTACTTCGTGTCACATCCCAAGGACGCGATTTTCCTCCGTCAGCTCAAGACCGCGGTCGGCCCGCCGCTCCATCCCCGCTGGGTAGAGATCGAGGAGATCGTGAACGGGGAGCTGGAGGAGGCGATCTACGGGAGGAAGACCGCCGAGGCCGCGCTCGCCTCCGCGGACGCGAGGATCGACGCGGTCCTGGCGCGACAACCATGA